One Streptomyces sp. RPA4-2 genomic window carries:
- a CDS encoding biotin carboxylase N-terminal domain-containing protein, whose protein sequence is MISSILVANRGEIACRVFRTCREAGIRTVAVHSDADENALHVREADAAVRLPGATPAQTYLRGDLVVKAALDAGADAVHPGYGFLSENADFARAVLDAGLVWIGPPPEAIEAMASKTRAKKLMGLAPLVEVTTDDLPVLVKAAAGGGGRGMRIVRELAALETELEAARAEALSAFGDGEVFVEPYVEGGRHVEVQILADTHGTVWALGTRDCSLQRRHQKVIEEAPAPGLGQRLTDTLYDLSVRAARAVDYVGAGTVEFLIADGTAHFLEMNTRLQVEHPVTEAVFGIDLVALQIQVAEGAALDDAPPPARGHAVEARLYAEDPAAAWAPQTGTLHRLAVPDGVRLDTGYGDGDRIGVHYDPMLAKAVAHAPTRARALRTLSGALERADIHGPVTNRDLLVRSLRHPEFAEGRMDTGFYDRHLAALTTPVAEPYAPLAAALADAHGRSRFGGWRNLPSQPQIRRYLVAGQEHEVRYRHTREGLTAEGVRVVSADAGLVVLEVDGVRERFRVARHGDQVYVNSTALTALPRFPEPTADHAPGSLLAPMPGTVVRVAEGLAEGVRVEAGRPLLWLEAMKMEHRISAPADGTLTALRVVPGQQVEMGALLAVVDNDVPG, encoded by the coding sequence ATGATCAGTTCCATCCTTGTGGCCAACCGGGGCGAGATCGCCTGCCGTGTCTTCCGCACCTGCCGGGAGGCCGGGATCCGGACCGTCGCCGTGCACTCGGACGCCGACGAGAACGCCCTGCACGTACGGGAGGCCGACGCGGCGGTGCGGCTGCCGGGCGCGACACCCGCGCAGACGTACCTCCGCGGCGACCTGGTCGTGAAAGCGGCCCTCGACGCCGGAGCGGACGCGGTGCACCCCGGATACGGCTTCCTCTCCGAGAACGCGGACTTCGCGCGGGCCGTCCTCGACGCGGGCCTGGTCTGGATCGGGCCGCCGCCCGAGGCGATCGAGGCGATGGCGTCCAAGACCCGCGCCAAGAAGCTGATGGGTCTTGCCCCGCTGGTGGAGGTCACCACGGACGACCTTCCGGTGCTGGTCAAGGCGGCCGCGGGCGGCGGCGGGCGCGGTATGCGGATCGTGCGCGAACTGGCCGCTCTGGAAACGGAACTGGAGGCGGCGCGGGCCGAGGCCCTCAGCGCCTTCGGCGACGGCGAGGTCTTCGTCGAGCCGTACGTGGAGGGCGGCCGGCACGTCGAGGTGCAGATCCTCGCCGACACGCACGGCACGGTCTGGGCGCTCGGCACGCGCGACTGCTCGCTCCAGCGGCGCCATCAGAAGGTGATCGAGGAGGCCCCGGCCCCGGGGCTCGGGCAGCGGCTCACCGACACGCTGTACGACCTGTCCGTACGCGCCGCCCGCGCCGTCGACTACGTGGGCGCCGGGACCGTCGAGTTCCTGATCGCGGACGGCACCGCCCACTTCCTGGAGATGAACACCCGCCTCCAGGTCGAACACCCCGTCACCGAGGCGGTGTTCGGGATCGACCTCGTCGCGCTGCAGATCCAGGTCGCCGAGGGTGCCGCGCTCGACGACGCTCCGCCCCCCGCGCGCGGGCACGCGGTCGAGGCCCGTCTGTACGCGGAGGACCCGGCAGCCGCCTGGGCCCCGCAGACCGGCACCCTGCACCGCCTCGCCGTCCCGGACGGCGTCCGCCTGGACACCGGCTACGGCGACGGCGACCGGATCGGTGTGCACTACGACCCGATGCTCGCCAAGGCCGTCGCCCACGCCCCCACGCGCGCACGGGCCCTGCGCACCCTGTCGGGTGCCCTGGAGCGGGCGGACATCCACGGCCCGGTCACCAACAGGGACCTGCTCGTACGGTCCCTGCGGCACCCGGAGTTCGCCGAGGGCCGCATGGACACCGGGTTCTACGACCGCCACCTCGCCGCTCTCACGACGCCCGTCGCCGAGCCGTACGCGCCGCTGGCCGCAGCCCTCGCCGACGCGCACGGCCGTTCCCGGTTCGGCGGCTGGCGCAATCTGCCCTCCCAGCCGCAGATCAGGCGTTACCTCGTGGCGGGACAGGAGCACGAGGTCCGCTACCGGCACACCCGGGAGGGGCTGACCGCCGAGGGAGTGCGCGTCGTGAGCGCCGACGCCGGTCTCGTCGTCCTCGAAGTGGACGGTGTGCGGGAGCGGTTCCGGGTGGCACGCCACGGCGACCAGGTGTACGTGAACTCCACCGCCCTCACCGCGCTGCCCCGCTTCCCCGAACCCACCGCCGACCACGCCCCCGGCTCCCTGCTCGCGCCGATGCCCGGCACGGTGGTCCGGGTGGCCGAGGGCCTCGCCGAAGGAGTCCGGGTGGAGGCCGGCCGGCCCCTGCTGTGGCTGGAGGCGATGAAGATGGAGCACCGGATCTCCGCCCCGGCCGACGGCACCCTGACCGCTCTGCGCGTAGTCCCCGGCCAGCAGGTGGAGATGGGGGCTCTGCTGGCGGTCGTGGACAACGACGTGCCCGGATAA